Proteins encoded in a region of the Streptomyces sp. NBC_00258 genome:
- a CDS encoding helix-turn-helix domain-containing protein, whose product MRAGSVLSAGGSNRLLTPEEVAAWLKVSEITVKNKYRTWGIKAQKVGRLLRFRERDIVAYLEDNYG is encoded by the coding sequence ATGCGTGCGGGCAGCGTATTGAGCGCCGGGGGGAGTAATCGGCTGCTGACCCCGGAAGAGGTAGCCGCCTGGCTCAAGGTCAGCGAGATCACCGTAAAGAACAAGTATCGGACATGGGGGATTAAGGCCCAGAAGGTCGGTCGCCTCCTGCGATTTCGCGAGCGCGACATCGTCGCCTATCTCGAAGACAATTACGGGTAA
- a CDS encoding class I SAM-dependent methyltransferase: MTITNPADYWGPLWASGRRYRSLGPEEQQLTRRFLGAGRSRPALDIGCGDGAVARYLHADLGYRTTAIDCSSAALKIAQAEQDANDGPVFQQLDIETATPACSRTPATPSSPAAWCSPSSRTSPRSSTAFDASSRPAEPSGW; encoded by the coding sequence ATGACGATCACTAACCCGGCCGATTACTGGGGCCCGCTGTGGGCATCGGGACGCCGCTACCGCAGCCTCGGCCCCGAGGAACAGCAGCTGACCCGCCGCTTCCTCGGCGCCGGCCGCAGTCGGCCCGCGCTCGACATCGGCTGCGGCGACGGGGCTGTCGCCCGGTACCTGCATGCCGACCTGGGATACCGCACCACGGCGATCGACTGCTCCTCCGCTGCTCTGAAGATCGCGCAGGCCGAGCAGGACGCGAACGACGGCCCGGTCTTCCAGCAGCTGGACATCGAGACCGCGACACCAGCGTGCTCCCGGACGCCGGCTACGCCGTCGTCACCTGCCGCCTGGTGTTCGCCTTCATCAAGGACAAGCCCGCGTTCCTCGACCGCGTTCGATGCCTCCTCCCGCCCGGCGGAACCTTCTGGCTGGTGA
- a CDS encoding XRE family transcriptional regulator produces the protein MNERLRTVMIQRKVTPEGLAASCEVDVKTVERWISLGRQPLRRHRWAVAQSLGVDESYLWPPDEDDTPGQPTEQTELVAAFPNRASVPQKTWVRLLKSAQEHIDVLVFSGTFFAQTNPRVAAMLAERADAGVRVRLCFGDPSGKAVAVRDEEEGIGGTLSAKIRASLTYYRKLIGTPGCEVRLHDTTLYNSLFRFDDALLVNPHVWGQPASANPLFELRRLGDDGWFDHYAGSFDAVWETAKPWSPESM, from the coding sequence GTGAACGAGCGGCTGCGTACGGTGATGATCCAGCGGAAGGTGACCCCGGAGGGCCTTGCGGCCTCCTGCGAAGTCGACGTCAAGACGGTGGAGCGCTGGATCAGCCTGGGTCGGCAGCCACTCCGCAGGCATCGGTGGGCGGTTGCGCAGAGTCTCGGCGTGGACGAATCGTATCTGTGGCCGCCGGACGAGGACGACACCCCGGGACAGCCGACCGAGCAGACGGAACTGGTCGCCGCCTTTCCCAACCGCGCGAGCGTCCCGCAGAAGACCTGGGTCCGCCTTCTCAAGTCCGCGCAGGAGCACATCGACGTCCTGGTGTTCAGCGGGACATTCTTCGCCCAGACCAACCCGCGTGTGGCGGCGATGCTTGCCGAGCGCGCCGATGCCGGTGTCCGGGTCCGCCTGTGTTTCGGCGACCCATCCGGCAAAGCGGTCGCCGTCCGGGACGAGGAGGAAGGGATCGGCGGAACCCTCTCCGCGAAGATCAGGGCATCGCTCACCTACTACCGCAAGCTGATCGGCACTCCCGGCTGCGAAGTACGCCTGCACGACACAACTCTGTACAACAGTCTCTTCCGCTTCGACGATGCGCTGCTCGTCAACCCGCACGTCTGGGGGCAACCCGCCAGCGCCAACCCCCTGTTCGAACTGCGACGCCTGGGGGACGACGGCTGGTTCGACCACTACGCCGGCAGCTTCGACGCGGTCTGGGAGACTGCAAAGCCCTGGTCACCCGAGTCCATGTAA
- a CDS encoding HAD family hydrolase, with product MQLIVLWDVDHTLVDNAGVSKEIYASAFKALAGRDAELPAPTEGRTDRAIMREMFVRHDLPVPAWASAQRALEEAGRGREEDLRRRGRVLPGVQEALKALAADSEICSSVLTGNIAANARVKLGAFGLDGLLDMSVGGYGEDSEDRARLVDAARARIHAAYGTAMMTPTVLIGDTPRDVQAAHDTGARCIAVASGIHSVAELRAAGADFVVPDLTDRDGLLDHLRAAAA from the coding sequence GTGCAGCTCATCGTGCTCTGGGACGTGGACCACACCCTCGTAGACAACGCCGGCGTCAGCAAAGAGATCTACGCCAGCGCCTTCAAGGCCCTCGCGGGGCGGGACGCCGAGCTGCCCGCGCCGACGGAAGGGCGCACGGACCGAGCGATCATGCGTGAGATGTTCGTCCGGCACGATCTGCCAGTTCCTGCATGGGCCTCGGCGCAACGGGCGCTGGAAGAAGCCGGGCGGGGCCGCGAGGAAGATCTGCGACGACGGGGTCGGGTTCTGCCCGGGGTCCAGGAGGCGTTGAAGGCACTCGCTGCAGACTCCGAGATCTGCTCGTCAGTCCTCACGGGCAACATCGCGGCGAACGCGCGCGTCAAGCTGGGGGCTTTCGGTCTCGACGGCCTGCTCGACATGTCGGTGGGTGGGTACGGCGAGGACAGCGAGGACCGGGCCCGTCTCGTCGATGCCGCCCGGGCCCGGATTCACGCCGCCTATGGCACGGCAATGATGACGCCGACCGTGCTGATCGGTGACACGCCTCGTGACGTGCAGGCAGCGCATGACACGGGGGCACGCTGTATTGCTGTCGCCTCGGGCATCCACTCGGTGGCAGAACTCCGTGCCGCTGGCGCCGACTTCGTCGTTCCGGATCTGACGGATAGGGATGGCCTGTTGGACCACCTGCGCGCAGCAGCGGCCTGA
- a CDS encoding HD domain-containing protein, translating to MDLTVWAHDLAKSLLAEPLPRRWSHSQGVAAKAGVLTEILGSDAELLWTAAMLHDIGYAPALAVTGFHPLDGARYLRDQTAADERLVRLVANHSCAVLEAEERGLREQLVDEFPLLDRPAVVDALAYCDMTTTPDGEPTTVDARLAEILGRYGIDSVVGRFIRRAEPELCAAVHRVEVRLATVGK from the coding sequence ATGGATCTCACCGTCTGGGCCCACGACCTGGCCAAGTCTCTCCTCGCGGAACCCCTGCCGCGCCGCTGGTCGCACTCCCAGGGCGTCGCCGCCAAGGCGGGGGTTCTAACAGAGATCCTGGGCTCCGATGCAGAACTTCTGTGGACTGCGGCGATGCTGCACGACATCGGCTACGCGCCGGCACTGGCCGTGACAGGGTTCCATCCGCTTGACGGGGCCCGCTACCTACGGGACCAAACGGCTGCGGACGAGAGGTTGGTGCGGTTGGTGGCCAACCATTCGTGTGCCGTGCTGGAGGCGGAGGAGCGGGGGTTGAGGGAGCAGCTTGTGGACGAGTTTCCCCTCCTCGATCGTCCCGCGGTGGTCGACGCACTGGCCTACTGCGACATGACTACGACGCCGGACGGTGAACCGACCACGGTCGATGCCCGCTTGGCGGAGATACTCGGTCGGTACGGTATCGACAGCGTCGTCGGTCGGTTCATCCGTCGAGCGGAGCCCGAGCTGTGCGCGGCTGTGCACAGGGTCGAAGTCCGGCTCGCTACTGTCGGCAAATAG
- a CDS encoding MFS transporter, which yields MPHRSEPDTPGNLWRDRDFRHYAVAQGISVTGSGVTTIALSVLAVVDLHASTFNVALIAFASKLPPLLLSLHAGVLADRRRKRPLIITCDLLCAAVLLTLPIAQLLARITLIHLYAVAFTVAALQVIGSNASISYLPSLLGPGRIKDGNSKMGANNSLADLIGTNSGGVLVTVLGAARAVTVDAASYLASALLLWRIKNREDPPPARTAGTSHWVEIREGLTYTLHTPVVRSIVLSNTATSFVLAASSALWSVYLLRELHWSPSALGIVMGAGGIGGILGALVWQSLERCWGLGRVMLGALALNPLAQIPLVLADPGLGGQFAIGAGMVIQTGAAVCHGGLQRAVRQELAPDHLQGRAQATGAWLAFSLRPFAALAAGALGTLLGLRPTLTLITAALVVPFLVLWNSPVRALGPAAPISLTPTEEPVNP from the coding sequence GTGCCGCACCGATCCGAACCTGACACCCCAGGAAACCTGTGGCGAGACAGAGACTTCCGGCACTACGCCGTCGCCCAGGGCATCAGCGTTACCGGGAGCGGTGTGACCACGATCGCGCTGTCCGTCCTGGCCGTCGTCGATCTGCACGCCTCCACCTTCAACGTCGCGCTGATCGCCTTTGCCTCCAAACTCCCACCCTTGCTGCTGTCCCTCCACGCTGGCGTCCTGGCCGACCGACGGCGCAAACGCCCGCTGATCATCACCTGCGACCTGCTCTGCGCCGCCGTCCTGCTCACCCTCCCCATCGCACAGCTCCTCGCCCGCATCACCCTGATCCATCTCTACGCGGTCGCCTTCACGGTGGCCGCCCTGCAGGTCATCGGCAGTAACGCGTCCATCAGCTACCTGCCCTCCCTCCTCGGCCCAGGCCGGATCAAGGACGGCAACTCCAAGATGGGCGCCAACAACTCCTTGGCCGATCTGATCGGCACCAACTCCGGCGGCGTCCTCGTCACGGTGCTCGGCGCGGCCCGCGCCGTCACCGTCGATGCCGCCTCCTACCTGGCCAGCGCCCTGCTCCTGTGGCGCATCAAGAACCGTGAGGACCCGCCGCCCGCCCGCACGGCGGGCACGAGCCACTGGGTGGAGATCCGCGAGGGCCTCACCTACACCCTGCACACCCCCGTCGTGCGCTCGATCGTGCTGTCGAATACGGCCACCTCCTTCGTGCTGGCCGCCAGCAGCGCCCTGTGGTCGGTGTACCTGCTGCGCGAACTGCACTGGAGCCCGAGCGCCCTCGGGATCGTCATGGGCGCCGGTGGAATCGGCGGCATCCTCGGAGCCCTCGTATGGCAGTCCCTGGAACGATGCTGGGGCCTGGGCCGGGTGATGCTCGGCGCGCTCGCCCTCAACCCACTCGCCCAGATTCCGCTGGTCCTTGCCGACCCCGGGCTCGGCGGGCAGTTCGCCATCGGCGCTGGCATGGTCATCCAAACCGGTGCCGCCGTCTGCCACGGCGGACTCCAGCGCGCCGTCCGCCAGGAACTCGCCCCCGACCATCTCCAAGGACGGGCCCAGGCCACCGGAGCCTGGCTCGCCTTCAGCCTGCGCCCGTTCGCCGCCCTCGCCGCCGGCGCGCTGGGCACCCTGCTCGGCCTGCGCCCCACCCTCACGCTCATCACCGCGGCCCTGGTCGTCCCGTTCCTCGTGTTGTGGAACTCGCCCGTCCGCGCACTCGGCCCCGCTGCCCCCATCTCCCTGACCCCGACCGAGGAGCCCGTCAACCCATGA
- a CDS encoding BTAD domain-containing putative transcriptional regulator, which produces MVVAAAQRPRSERRAAAVRTPLPPTPSPSVRSRTTAVSAAQPIPRVPENRSPLPPASQWRVAEESGDLRFSVLGPMRAWRGADSLPTGSPQQRALLAALLLREGRTATASELIDALWGDEPPSQALAAVRTYGSRLRKILSSEVLVSESGGYAIRLSAERDSLDLAMAQELAADAERAKEAGDLLHARDLLNTALSLWDGEVLAGVPGPYAEAQRQRLNEWRLQLVESRLDMDLEQGSHAEAVSELTALTAAHPVRERLRELLMLALYRSGRQAEALAVYADTRRLLADELGVDPRPGLKELQQRILQADPGLAEPSAPVAEPTAAPVRPTQLPATVPDFTGRTRLVAELSEVLPSAAEGRVMAVSALAGIGGVGKTTLAVHVAHQVRGVFPDGQLYVDLQGSGTRPAEPETVLGSFLRALGTVDSAIPDSLEERAALYRAALDGRRVLVLLDNARDAAQVRPLLPGTEGCAALVTSRARMVDLAGAHLVDLDVMSPEEARQLFTKIVGEERVASERRSALDVVAACGFLPLAIRIAASRLAARRTWTVSVLAAKLADERRRLDELQAGDLAVKATFELGYGRMEPAQARAFRLLGLADGPDISLAAAAAVLDLPGDDTEDLLEALVDTSLLESAAPGRYRFHDLVRLYARACAERDEQPPSEREAAMSRLLDFYLATAAGVYAIERPGDRLVDDLEETDHAGLRFAEGTAALDWLYSEAAPLLACVRQAAGTDRLRRAVDLLWAAKDLTESGAISHQYETTARAMCDATRAALDIRAEGRARTILTAVLLDSGQIQQAEEQAQHAMDLAGSAQDATAISWVANIRGLICLHQGRYTEGKTFFDQAIEGFRALGNRPFEATSLCNLSEAHLGMGDIAKAVEIAERGHATHAEFGRTVRVANGHYAVGIALNRAGRHAEALGQFSEALGIFVEHRQRLWEGTTRFRIAEVHLAARRPTEAAQHAEQALALRCIGGDRMRGQVLTLLGRALSALGQDDRARACWREALFILEQTGSTEAAELRALIAPAQSA; this is translated from the coding sequence ATGGTCGTCGCGGCGGCGCAACGTCCCCGAAGCGAACGACGAGCGGCTGCGGTGCGGACGCCTCTGCCGCCGACGCCATCTCCTTCGGTCCGATCCCGGACAACCGCGGTATCGGCCGCTCAGCCGATTCCGAGAGTGCCGGAGAACCGGTCACCTCTGCCACCTGCGTCGCAGTGGCGGGTGGCAGAAGAATCCGGGGACCTGCGCTTCAGTGTGCTCGGGCCGATGCGCGCCTGGCGCGGCGCTGACTCGCTGCCCACCGGCTCGCCACAGCAAAGGGCCCTGCTGGCCGCACTGCTGCTCCGCGAGGGCCGTACGGCCACGGCGAGCGAGCTGATCGACGCGCTGTGGGGCGACGAGCCGCCCTCCCAGGCGCTGGCGGCTGTGCGGACGTACGGGTCCCGGCTGCGCAAAATCCTGTCCTCCGAGGTATTGGTCAGTGAGTCGGGCGGTTACGCGATCCGGCTCTCCGCAGAGCGCGACTCCCTGGACCTGGCGATGGCCCAGGAGTTGGCCGCGGACGCGGAGAGGGCGAAGGAAGCCGGGGATCTGCTCCACGCGCGTGATCTACTCAACACGGCACTGAGCCTGTGGGACGGGGAGGTCTTGGCAGGCGTTCCGGGTCCGTACGCGGAGGCGCAGCGACAGCGGCTGAACGAGTGGCGCCTCCAACTCGTCGAGTCCCGCCTGGACATGGACCTGGAACAGGGCTCCCACGCGGAGGCGGTGTCGGAGCTGACGGCGCTCACGGCAGCCCACCCCGTGCGGGAACGCCTCCGCGAACTGCTCATGCTCGCCCTGTACCGCAGCGGACGCCAGGCCGAGGCGCTCGCCGTGTACGCGGACACGCGGCGCCTGCTGGCGGACGAGCTGGGCGTGGACCCGCGCCCCGGCCTGAAGGAACTCCAGCAGCGGATTCTGCAGGCGGACCCGGGCCTGGCGGAACCGTCGGCACCGGTGGCGGAGCCGACGGCCGCGCCCGTGCGCCCGACCCAACTCCCGGCCACGGTCCCCGACTTCACGGGTCGGACACGCCTCGTGGCCGAGCTGAGCGAGGTGCTGCCCTCCGCCGCCGAGGGGCGGGTGATGGCGGTGTCGGCGCTGGCCGGGATCGGGGGCGTGGGGAAGACGACGCTGGCGGTCCATGTCGCACATCAGGTGCGAGGGGTGTTCCCGGACGGGCAGTTGTACGTGGACCTGCAGGGCTCCGGGACGCGGCCGGCCGAGCCGGAGACGGTGCTGGGCTCGTTCTTGAGAGCCCTCGGAACCGTCGATTCGGCGATCCCGGACTCTCTGGAGGAGCGGGCAGCGCTGTACCGTGCCGCGCTGGACGGCCGCCGGGTGCTGGTACTGCTGGACAACGCCCGTGACGCGGCCCAGGTACGGCCTCTGCTGCCCGGGACTGAGGGGTGCGCGGCCCTGGTGACCTCCCGGGCGCGGATGGTGGACCTGGCGGGGGCGCATCTGGTCGACCTGGACGTGATGTCGCCCGAGGAGGCCCGCCAACTGTTCACGAAGATCGTGGGCGAGGAGCGGGTGGCCTCTGAGAGGCGGTCAGCGCTGGATGTGGTGGCGGCGTGCGGTTTCCTGCCGCTGGCGATCAGAATCGCCGCGTCGAGGCTGGCGGCCCGTCGTACGTGGACGGTCTCGGTCCTGGCGGCGAAGCTCGCGGACGAGCGCCGTCGTCTGGACGAACTCCAGGCCGGGGACCTTGCCGTGAAGGCCACCTTCGAGCTGGGCTACGGACGGATGGAGCCGGCACAGGCACGGGCTTTCCGGCTGCTGGGCCTGGCCGACGGCCCGGACATCTCTCTGGCCGCCGCTGCGGCCGTACTGGACCTCCCAGGTGACGACACCGAGGACCTGCTGGAGGCATTGGTCGACACGTCCCTGCTGGAATCGGCGGCGCCCGGCCGCTACCGCTTCCACGACCTCGTACGCCTCTACGCGCGCGCCTGCGCCGAACGGGACGAACAGCCGCCGAGCGAGCGTGAGGCAGCGATGTCCCGGCTGCTCGACTTCTACCTGGCCACAGCGGCCGGGGTGTACGCAATCGAGCGGCCCGGAGACCGGCTGGTGGACGATCTGGAGGAGACGGACCACGCGGGGCTGCGGTTCGCTGAGGGGACCGCGGCCCTGGACTGGCTGTACTCGGAGGCAGCTCCACTGCTGGCCTGCGTACGGCAGGCCGCGGGGACGGACCGGCTGCGGCGGGCGGTGGATCTGCTGTGGGCGGCCAAGGACCTCACCGAGTCGGGGGCCATCTCCCACCAGTACGAGACGACGGCCAGGGCCATGTGCGACGCCACCCGGGCCGCCTTAGACATCCGTGCGGAGGGCAGAGCTCGTACGATCCTCACCGCTGTCCTCCTGGACTCCGGCCAAATTCAGCAGGCGGAGGAGCAAGCGCAGCACGCCATGGACCTCGCGGGCTCCGCGCAGGATGCCACCGCCATCAGCTGGGTGGCCAACATCCGGGGCCTCATCTGCCTGCACCAGGGCCGGTACACGGAGGGCAAGACCTTCTTCGACCAGGCCATCGAAGGGTTCCGTGCACTCGGTAACCGCCCCTTCGAAGCGACCAGCCTGTGCAACCTCTCAGAGGCCCATCTGGGCATGGGCGACATCGCCAAGGCCGTCGAGATCGCAGAGCGCGGCCATGCGACACATGCCGAATTCGGTCGGACGGTGCGCGTCGCCAATGGCCACTACGCCGTGGGCATCGCATTGAACAGGGCCGGCCGTCACGCCGAGGCTCTCGGCCAGTTCTCCGAGGCCCTGGGCATTTTCGTCGAACACCGGCAACGGCTCTGGGAGGGAACGACGCGCTTCCGCATCGCCGAAGTCCACCTGGCCGCGCGACGCCCCACCGAGGCGGCGCAGCACGCCGAACAGGCCCTCGCCCTGCGATGCATCGGGGGCGACCGGATGCGGGGCCAAGTTCTGACACTCCTGGGGCGGGCCTTGTCCGCACTGGGACAGGACGACCGGGCCAGAGCCTGCTGGCGTGAGGCTCTCTTCATCCTTGAGCAGACAGGAAGCACGGAAGCAGCTGAACTACGCGCCCTCATCGCACCGGCACAGAGCGCCTGA
- a CDS encoding NUDIX hydrolase has translation MGRTEYWYDESAPKPNTLIPACNMLVARETDGAILLQRRRDTGQWALPGGAMDIGESPSQCAVRECKEETGIDAEPTGLLGVYSPPEHVVAYTDGEIRQAYEVTVIGRPVGGEPTINDEADGVRWVVPSELESYNIHPSMRKQIAHFLNGTYPHVD, from the coding sequence ATGGGACGTACGGAGTACTGGTACGACGAGAGCGCACCAAAACCCAACACCCTGATCCCGGCGTGCAACATGCTCGTCGCCCGAGAGACCGACGGGGCGATCCTCCTACAGCGACGCCGGGACACGGGGCAGTGGGCTCTGCCCGGGGGAGCCATGGACATCGGGGAATCCCCGTCGCAGTGCGCGGTCCGGGAATGCAAGGAGGAGACCGGAATCGACGCCGAACCCACCGGGCTCCTCGGCGTGTACTCGCCCCCTGAACATGTCGTGGCCTACACGGACGGGGAGATCCGCCAGGCGTACGAAGTGACCGTGATCGGCCGGCCGGTCGGCGGCGAGCCCACCATCAACGACGAGGCCGATGGCGTCCGATGGGTCGTACCCAGCGAACTGGAGTCCTACAACATCCACCCCTCCATGAGGAAGCAGATCGCCCACTTCCTCAACGGGACGTATCCGCACGTGGACTGA
- a CDS encoding thermonuclease family protein: MLVLVGLLLAFGGLGALLEDDRTPTTSETAPADVPPTRSPPRTPTPSEPRDAPAQPTTKPPTTRPPGVVVLRVIDGDTIDVRGDGRIVPKDTVTRVRLLEIDTPERGACFADTATARTSALLPAGSSARAERDVELTDRYDRYLLYVWNDQGVFVNESLVRSGHATAVLFPPNDKHWPGISRAEDAARQAGAGLWTACTDTPEPAPPDTPTRPNLPEGPPAGVPDVDCADLPGPVWVGPDDPHRLDRDGDGIGCDTG, encoded by the coding sequence GTGCTGGTCCTGGTCGGCCTCCTGCTGGCTTTCGGGGGTCTCGGAGCGCTCCTGGAAGATGACCGCACACCCACCACATCCGAGACGGCGCCCGCCGACGTCCCGCCGACCCGCTCACCCCCGCGGACACCAACGCCGTCCGAACCCCGTGACGCCCCCGCGCAGCCGACCACCAAGCCACCGACCACGAGACCGCCGGGTGTGGTGGTGCTGCGCGTCATCGACGGCGACACCATCGACGTGCGCGGCGACGGTCGCATCGTGCCGAAGGACACCGTGACCCGCGTCCGGCTCCTGGAGATCGACACACCGGAGCGCGGTGCCTGCTTCGCCGACACCGCCACCGCCCGCACCAGCGCGCTGCTACCGGCAGGCAGCAGCGCACGAGCCGAACGCGATGTCGAGCTGACCGACCGCTACGACCGCTACCTGCTGTACGTCTGGAACGACCAGGGCGTCTTCGTCAACGAATCCCTCGTCCGCTCCGGCCACGCCACGGCGGTCCTGTTCCCGCCCAACGACAAGCACTGGCCGGGGATCTCCCGCGCCGAGGACGCCGCCCGGCAGGCCGGGGCCGGCCTGTGGACCGCCTGCACCGATACGCCCGAACCCGCACCCCCGGACACACCCACCCGGCCCAACCTGCCCGAGGGACCTCCCGCCGGTGTCCCCGACGTGGACTGCGCCGATCTGCCCGGCCCGGTGTGGGTGGGCCCCGATGATCCGCACCGGCTCGACCGCGACGGCGACGGCATCGGCTGCGATACCGGCTGA
- the hemC gene encoding hydroxymethylbilane synthase, translating into MTHLPPRLVLGTRDSDLALAQATHVAGLLEHAFPQVAVHVTPMKAAGDLHRGPLAQIGGKAAWVRELDRALAAARVDITVSCAKDLPGPHERGTDTIIGAVLPREDARDALVLPAGQPDATLDDLPAGSVLGTSAPRRIAQLRARYPHITIQPVRGNLIPRLARLDAGEGDEPLDALVVSYAGLCRVSQADRATQLIPPLVLAPATGAGMLVVEQRSGDTIAAHLLYAINDPTTARLLAVERGVLAQLKGNCQTACSVHAHYTDKPHRIRVDAAVFHPSGCDAIHVAATGPADDLGGLVENITQLLHGEGVERLLPR; encoded by the coding sequence GTGACCCACCTCCCGCCCCGACTCGTCCTCGGAACCCGCGACTCCGACCTGGCCCTGGCCCAAGCAACCCACGTCGCCGGACTACTCGAACACGCCTTCCCCCAAGTCGCCGTCCACGTGACCCCGATGAAAGCTGCCGGCGACCTGCACCGGGGACCTCTCGCGCAGATCGGCGGCAAGGCCGCCTGGGTACGCGAGCTGGACCGGGCGCTGGCCGCCGCACGCGTCGATATCACCGTCTCGTGCGCCAAAGACCTCCCAGGCCCCCACGAGCGCGGCACCGACACCATCATCGGCGCCGTCCTGCCCCGCGAAGACGCCCGGGACGCCCTCGTCCTCCCTGCCGGACAGCCCGACGCCACCTTGGACGACCTCCCCGCCGGAAGCGTCCTCGGCACCAGTGCGCCGCGCCGCATCGCCCAACTCCGCGCCCGCTACCCCCACATCACCATCCAGCCGGTGCGCGGCAATCTGATCCCCAGACTCGCCCGCCTCGACGCCGGCGAAGGCGACGAGCCCCTCGACGCCCTCGTGGTCTCTTATGCCGGACTGTGCCGGGTGTCCCAGGCGGACCGTGCCACACAGCTCATCCCGCCCTTGGTGCTGGCCCCGGCCACCGGTGCGGGCATGCTCGTCGTCGAGCAGCGCAGCGGCGACACCATCGCCGCCCACCTCCTCTACGCCATCAACGACCCCACCACCGCACGGCTGCTGGCCGTCGAGCGCGGCGTCCTTGCCCAGCTCAAAGGCAACTGCCAGACCGCCTGCTCAGTCCACGCGCACTACACCGACAAACCCCACCGGATCAGAGTCGACGCCGCCGTCTTCCACCCTTCCGGCTGCGACGCGATCCACGTCGCAGCCACTGGACCGGCCGACGACCTCGGCGGCCTCGTGGAGAACATCACCCAGCTGCTCCATGGCGAAGGAGTCGAACGACTCCTGCCGCGCTGA
- a CDS encoding tyrosine-type recombinase/integrase, with protein sequence MATVFQRCKTDPKVATYPCTKPRCGHSWTVRYREPGGRTARQREKTFEKKTGPNGADAFAARVETDKDEGLYIDPNAGKITVRAYAEDWLARRIIGESTYSNYKGFIDNHLIPRLGRKTIAGVSKSDIEHFKAALAKELAASTVYDRMKMVKHIFWSAKEEKRIREDPTKDVKNAPGSHAVDEDEIPTLPEVRLLHKHMSPQYKLTVWLQAGAGLRVSEALAFHLGCLRSDVIRVRWQISSKAHREDCKTRLVPLKHREEGEYRDVPAARFLCAEIDAHVELWEPIPLSFRNAAGKTRQVEVFFAPRERGKGIMPTANTYSYHFRKACVAAGLVDAEGKPKYHPHSLRHFFASTALASGIPIHEVSRWLGHKSIKTTVDIYGHLVPESWDRCREIMQTAFAAAA encoded by the coding sequence TTGGCCACCGTTTTTCAGCGATGCAAAACTGACCCCAAGGTCGCCACGTACCCGTGCACGAAGCCGCGGTGCGGCCACTCGTGGACCGTTCGGTATCGTGAGCCGGGTGGCAGGACAGCGCGCCAGCGGGAAAAGACTTTCGAGAAGAAGACTGGTCCCAACGGAGCCGATGCCTTTGCCGCGAGGGTCGAGACTGACAAGGATGAGGGCCTCTATATTGACCCCAACGCGGGCAAGATCACGGTTCGCGCCTACGCCGAGGACTGGCTCGCTCGCCGAATTATCGGGGAGTCCACGTACTCGAATTACAAGGGTTTCATCGACAATCACCTCATACCGAGGCTCGGCCGGAAGACGATCGCCGGGGTGTCGAAGAGCGACATCGAGCACTTCAAGGCGGCCCTCGCCAAGGAGCTAGCGGCGAGCACGGTCTACGACCGGATGAAGATGGTGAAGCACATCTTCTGGTCCGCGAAGGAGGAGAAGCGGATTCGGGAGGATCCGACCAAGGATGTGAAGAACGCCCCCGGAAGCCATGCGGTGGACGAGGACGAGATTCCCACCCTCCCCGAGGTTCGCCTCCTGCATAAGCACATGTCGCCGCAGTACAAGCTGACCGTCTGGCTCCAGGCTGGAGCTGGGCTGCGCGTCAGTGAGGCGTTGGCCTTTCACCTCGGGTGTCTCCGCAGCGACGTGATCCGTGTTCGCTGGCAGATCAGCTCGAAGGCGCACCGCGAGGACTGCAAGACGCGCCTCGTTCCCCTTAAGCACAGAGAGGAGGGCGAGTACCGCGACGTGCCGGCCGCTCGCTTCCTCTGCGCCGAGATCGACGCCCACGTGGAGTTGTGGGAGCCGATCCCGCTCAGCTTCCGGAACGCGGCGGGCAAGACGCGGCAGGTCGAGGTATTTTTCGCGCCCCGCGAGCGAGGGAAGGGGATCATGCCCACGGCCAACACCTACTCGTACCACTTCAGGAAGGCGTGCGTGGCGGCTGGGCTTGTGGACGCTGAGGGGAAGCCGAAGTACCACCCACACTCGCTGCGGCACTTCTTTGCCTCGACCGCACTGGCGTCCGGCATACCGATCCACGAGGTCTCGCGCTGGCTCGGCCACAAGTCGATCAAGACCACGGTCGACATCTACGGGCATTTGGTTCCGGAGTCGTGGGACCGATGCCGTGAGATCATGCAGACAGCCTTCGCGGCGGCGGCCTGA